The following coding sequences lie in one Micromonospora sp. R77 genomic window:
- a CDS encoding ATP-binding protein: MIGDEERRALAALRFNWAPTPDDVWKPAPFHVEGLHHDVVRTVLDSFLEADGSADSSPVGVAVLGQRGTGKTHLLGTVRQEVHRRGGFFFLVALLEARAFWHSTAMSMLADFARPMPDGTTQLRTFLRLLADLVGAPRSVRRAVTGDSELTRPALDAFIDLVRKANRQIGTECQDTARALVLYAAEDPAMQDVGYDFLCSSDEEEPGTRAGWGLRRSRRAPQEVVRDASRLLAMVGPTVIAVDQIDLMVAQSVKATNQDVRGETDWQTSLLLEQVASGLMALRETTRRSLSVVSCLPQTWQNVKEQATDTVQDRFREAAPLKEIPATAVGRELVEKRFAVIFDELGFQPPYPTWPVHPSAFDEVVGFTPRELLRRIDTHVRACLAADEVRELRHLLHATADPSAFVAESTSTVGTAAASSSQDQLNKIDARYAELVDRADPELAVLPQAEDGTVPSLLRAGLTAWIAEQGSAIDAFSLDPLPVGGKPALHARLRHSLDEESEDEEHWSFRAVSAPHHIAALNRIRNAVTTAGLTEGVAKRRLFLLRSTPWSAGARTREVLEAFERAGGRTLPFSAADIRRLAALEQLVHHYGLETLRPWFADRRPASEITFLREALGGRSDAAEPTRRPGGPPRPEPRSAVPPQASLATVTEGAPIPPRPGTTDPRPPAISPGAGPAVPVVSAQPVAGIDPSSMPLGTVAGRPDPLRIDLEVLRRHTVIFAGSGSGKTVLIRRLVEECALRGVSAIVLDPNNDLARLGEAWPAAPQGWGPDDSRLAEAYLSGTDVVIWTPGRQSGRPLTFQPLPRFAEVLDDPDGFTAAVNAAVATLAPHARVDGGTDKARLGRAVLREALISYARTGANDLREFTEVLNDLPDGVSQIDSAPKLGAAMSQLLKAALINDPLFGGVGTPVDPGELFTPGPGRRARVSVISFVGLPEDHQRQSFVNQLQLALFTWIKRHPAGDRPLGGLFVMDEAQTLAPSGAVTACTQSTLALTSQARKYGLGLVFATQAPKALHNQIPGNAATQLFGLLTAPVQIEAAREVARAKGTDIPDVGKMRTGQFYTGVEGARFVKMQAAMCLTHHPRSPLTTEEVVQRAAAPTPAGA; this comes from the coding sequence ATGATCGGTGACGAGGAGCGGCGTGCCCTGGCCGCGCTGAGGTTCAACTGGGCCCCCACTCCGGACGACGTCTGGAAGCCGGCCCCGTTCCATGTCGAAGGCCTGCACCACGATGTCGTCAGGACGGTGCTGGACAGCTTCCTGGAGGCGGACGGCAGCGCCGACTCCAGTCCGGTGGGCGTCGCCGTACTCGGCCAGCGGGGCACCGGCAAGACCCACCTCCTCGGCACGGTGCGCCAGGAGGTGCACCGGCGCGGTGGGTTCTTCTTCCTGGTCGCGCTGCTGGAGGCGCGGGCGTTCTGGCACAGCACCGCCATGTCGATGTTGGCGGACTTCGCCCGGCCCATGCCGGACGGGACGACGCAACTGCGGACGTTCCTGCGCCTGCTGGCGGACCTGGTCGGTGCCCCACGGTCGGTCCGCCGGGCGGTCACCGGGGATAGTGAGCTCACCCGCCCCGCACTCGACGCCTTCATCGACCTGGTCCGCAAGGCGAATCGCCAGATCGGAACCGAGTGCCAGGACACGGCCCGAGCGCTCGTGCTCTACGCCGCCGAGGATCCCGCGATGCAGGACGTCGGCTACGACTTCCTCTGCTCCAGTGACGAAGAGGAGCCGGGAACCCGGGCCGGGTGGGGCCTGCGGCGCAGCCGGCGGGCCCCGCAGGAGGTGGTCCGTGATGCGTCCCGACTGCTGGCGATGGTCGGCCCGACGGTGATCGCGGTCGATCAGATCGACCTGATGGTGGCCCAGTCCGTGAAGGCGACCAACCAGGATGTCCGGGGCGAGACCGACTGGCAGACGTCACTGCTGCTGGAGCAGGTGGCCAGTGGGCTGATGGCGTTGCGGGAGACCACCAGGCGGTCGTTGTCCGTCGTGTCCTGCCTCCCGCAGACCTGGCAGAACGTCAAGGAACAGGCCACCGACACGGTCCAGGACCGGTTCCGTGAAGCGGCCCCGCTCAAGGAGATCCCCGCCACCGCGGTGGGACGGGAGCTGGTCGAGAAGCGGTTCGCCGTGATCTTCGACGAACTCGGGTTCCAGCCGCCTTACCCGACCTGGCCCGTTCACCCGTCGGCGTTCGACGAGGTGGTCGGCTTCACCCCTCGCGAACTGCTCCGCCGGATCGACACGCACGTCCGAGCGTGCCTCGCGGCCGACGAGGTACGCGAACTCCGGCACCTGCTGCACGCCACCGCCGACCCCTCGGCCTTTGTGGCCGAGTCGACCTCAACGGTCGGCACGGCGGCAGCCAGCAGCTCGCAGGACCAGCTGAACAAGATCGACGCCAGATATGCCGAACTTGTCGACCGTGCGGATCCCGAGCTCGCCGTCCTTCCCCAGGCCGAGGACGGGACGGTTCCTTCACTGCTGCGAGCCGGGCTGACCGCCTGGATAGCAGAGCAGGGAAGCGCCATCGACGCCTTCAGCCTCGACCCCCTCCCCGTCGGCGGAAAGCCGGCCCTGCACGCGCGACTGCGACACAGCCTCGACGAGGAGAGCGAGGACGAAGAGCACTGGTCGTTCCGGGCGGTTTCCGCGCCTCATCACATCGCCGCGCTCAACCGGATCCGCAACGCCGTCACCACCGCCGGGCTCACCGAGGGAGTCGCCAAGCGTCGGCTGTTCCTGTTGCGCAGCACGCCATGGTCTGCCGGCGCTCGTACCCGTGAAGTGCTGGAGGCGTTCGAGCGGGCTGGCGGCCGGACGCTGCCCTTCTCCGCCGCCGACATCCGTCGACTGGCCGCCCTCGAACAGCTCGTCCACCACTACGGGCTCGAGACCCTGCGCCCGTGGTTCGCCGACCGGCGACCAGCTTCGGAGATCACCTTCCTCAGGGAGGCGCTGGGCGGGCGGTCCGACGCGGCCGAGCCGACACGGCGACCGGGTGGCCCGCCGCGGCCGGAGCCGAGGTCGGCCGTCCCGCCCCAGGCGTCGTTGGCGACGGTGACCGAGGGTGCCCCGATTCCGCCGAGGCCCGGTACCACCGATCCGCGCCCCCCCGCTATTTCGCCGGGGGCCGGACCGGCGGTGCCCGTCGTGAGCGCGCAGCCGGTCGCGGGGATCGATCCTTCGTCGATGCCGCTCGGAACCGTTGCCGGACGGCCGGACCCCCTGCGGATCGATCTCGAGGTACTGCGCCGGCACACGGTCATCTTCGCCGGGTCCGGCTCGGGCAAGACCGTCCTGATCCGTCGCCTGGTCGAGGAGTGCGCGCTGCGCGGAGTCTCGGCTATCGTGCTCGACCCGAACAACGACCTGGCCCGGCTGGGCGAGGCGTGGCCGGCGGCGCCGCAGGGATGGGGGCCGGACGACAGCCGCCTGGCCGAGGCGTACCTCTCCGGCACCGACGTCGTCATCTGGACGCCGGGGCGGCAGAGCGGCCGACCACTCACCTTCCAGCCGCTACCCAGGTTCGCCGAGGTGCTCGACGATCCGGACGGGTTCACCGCCGCGGTGAACGCTGCCGTCGCCACGCTCGCCCCGCACGCGCGGGTGGACGGTGGCACGGACAAGGCGCGACTGGGGCGGGCCGTGCTGCGGGAGGCGTTGATCAGCTACGCGCGCACCGGTGCCAACGACCTTCGCGAGTTCACCGAGGTGCTCAACGACCTGCCGGACGGGGTGAGCCAGATCGACAGCGCACCCAAGCTGGGGGCGGCCATGTCGCAACTGCTCAAGGCCGCACTGATCAACGATCCGTTGTTCGGCGGCGTCGGTACTCCCGTCGACCCCGGGGAACTGTTTACCCCGGGTCCCGGTCGACGCGCCCGGGTGTCCGTGATCAGCTTCGTGGGGCTGCCCGAGGACCACCAGCGGCAGAGTTTCGTCAACCAGCTGCAGCTCGCCCTGTTCACCTGGATCAAGCGTCATCCCGCCGGGGATCGGCCACTTGGTGGGCTCTTCGTGATGGACGAGGCGCAGACTCTCGCTCCCTCCGGCGCTGTCACCGCCTGCACCCAGAGCACCTTGGCGTTGACCTCCCAGGCCCGCAAATACGGGCTGGGCCTGGTTTTCGCCACCCAGGCGCCGAAGGCGTTGCACAACCAGATCCCTGGCAACGCGGCCACCCAGCTCTTCGGTCTGCTGACCGCGCCGGTGCAGATCGAGGCAGCCCGTGAGGTCGCCAGGGCGAAGGGTACCGACATCCCGGATGTCGGCAAGATGCGTACGGGACAGTTCTACACCGGGGTGGAGGGTGCCCGATTCGTGAAGATGCAGGCCGCGATGTGCTTGACCCACCATCCTCGTAGTCCGCTGACCACGGAGGAAGTCGTCCAGCGAGCGGCCGCACCCACGCCGGCCGGGGCTTGA
- a CDS encoding CU044_2847 family protein has translation MQPEVVRYQVDEQTVALIEVEPPAGFQPAGVGDVAGWVRESAAPVVAAAKELLEEVKTVAPDAVEVKFGVKATGTASWVVAKATAEANFEVTLHWNAAGSDERDTRQGR, from the coding sequence GTGCAGCCCGAGGTGGTCCGTTACCAGGTCGACGAACAGACGGTCGCGCTGATCGAGGTGGAACCGCCCGCCGGTTTCCAGCCCGCCGGGGTCGGCGACGTCGCCGGCTGGGTACGGGAGTCCGCCGCGCCTGTGGTGGCTGCCGCGAAGGAACTGCTCGAAGAGGTGAAGACGGTCGCCCCGGACGCCGTCGAGGTGAAGTTCGGGGTCAAAGCCACCGGGACCGCGAGCTGGGTGGTGGCCAAGGCGACCGCCGAGGCCAACTTTGAGGTCACGCTGCACTGGAACGCCGCCGGCTCGGACGAGCGCGACACGAGGCAGGGGCGTTGA